The genomic interval AAGAGGTTGCCCAAACACATCAATCCTATTTTTAATTAAAGGAACACTGCGGGTAAAACGAGTGACTAGTGCAATGTCTGACTTCTCTTTTGCAATTTcggtgtcatgccccgcccccagCGCTAGACATAACATAGCGTGATCAGAGGGACGCCGGCCTATATATGGCCGCTCTAGATCCAACCCATGTGAAGAAATTGACCCTATTAGTTGTGGTGCCCTAATGCAAAGGACGAGCCGACTTATGTGGAATCTTTCAGGTGATCCCTCTCAGCCAATATAGCAAAAACTCCCACCACCTGCCCCCAATTTGGACTTTGGGTGACGCCGACCCCCATTGTAAATGtcgctttgttttttttgtaccttCTATATATCTTTCCCGCCTCTTATATTCTGTTTCACCCTTCTCAAGGTGCCCGATATAGGAAAAAAAGTTGAAAACTTCAAGAAGGACTTGGAAGCCAAAAAGAAACCTCCCAACGATAAGTGACAAAAATAAGCCGCCGTGAACCGGTAACTCCTCCTCTTTTTAGTAGacgcggtatatatatatatctctctctctctctatgagCTGCAGTAGAGACATGAGACGGAGTTCGCCAACAACCTGGAGGATTGAGCTCCGACCTGGGGCTCCGGACAGCTGGACCCGTTATGTGGCCCCTTACTCCAATGGGCATTTTCCAAAGATTTCCGTGACTGCTGATCTCCTGCACCCCGGGGGGCATTTGTGATGGTTTCCACTATCCTGGGGCAGTTATACTGCGCCGCCACGTGTTACTCCGATACCTGTTGCTTGTAGCTGTTGAAGGGTTTAATAAAGTGATCTGTTTATTGGTCGACGGACAGTTTTTGGGATCTATAGATTTCGGAAACCTGTAATATGCCCGATCAGGGTTGTACTAATAGGTGCCCACCAAACCACCTCAAGTGCCAACCAGTGGGCAGGGAAATGACATGTCTGGTAATCCCCCTCCCCGTGAGACTTTTTAGTGGGACGGTTCTGTGGATTCTCAtagaaagtttaaaaaagttttcaaaaattTCTAGTATTGGTCCGTACACCCCGACCTGACCAACCCTACTTTACTCCGAAGACTGGCACCAGAGACATGAGATTGTAAGGGCACCCACCGAAAAAAATCTCCGGTCCATGGCCAGTTTTCGAGCTCACCTCAAGGGCAAATTCTGAGATGAACCTGCCCAGCTTCGCTTCTCCCTTTCTCCACATGGGTCCACTCTCCCCAATTATAAAAGTAGGGGTCAAAAAACAGTTGCCCTCCTGCAAGGGTTCAGAAGGGCAATAAGCACCAAACTGACCTGTCCCAAAATGTTGGGGTGTCTCTGCATGCATCCGCTCCATCATGGTGTCCCACTTTCAGTTTTGCTATGAGGCACGATTTGCTCTGTGTGCTAGTTGGAGCAATGCATGATGGGAACGATGCTAGATTGATGCAGCACCCAACTACGCCACAAACTGGGTAACCCCAAGCGAGGGATATGCACCCGTTGGGCTAAAATTAAAGGAgttgtataagattagaaaaaaaaatcatctttttttttaaatctctgcgagaaacagcgccacacttgtgcatctggctgtgtctggtattgcagctcagcccctttcAAGTGAATACCAGCccatggaaaacctctttaagtaaCATCAGGTCATTTAATGATTTATCTGATTATtttgtgtgatttttttatttttttatttcatcaatagtttttactttgttccGCGCCTCTTGTATAATGTGAACTCAGATCTATTTttttaaagattatttttttttattacttctgATTGCCTTGAACCTAACACCTAGCTTTATTTTTAACTTGCTTTAATTGTTTTGTACCAATGACTTGCGCCATGTctcatactctagtcacatccagagctgcattcaaaattctgccaGTTTCCTATTGGCTCTCAGGCTAGAGAGAATGCATTGATGTGGTggttacactgaagtctgacctaCATGCGATACACCAGAGCGCATGACAGGATATCCGGTAAgatgttaggggtgtgtctgtcagcaCATTGCTGACAGATCCCCAGAGTCTACCAGCAGAACTGTGACTGGAGGATAAGCCTGGCCGTTAATCTTTGCACATTCGGCCCTGCTGAATTCCATGTTTGCCAAGGTGCCAAGTCGGGCAATGCCCTAGGGATTATCTCAATGATTGACCAGGTCCATGCAATGTAGTTTCTGCAATAAATATTCCTCCTGGAggtaattggaagtgtttacaggAGGAGCAGGGTTTAGTTTCCCATCAGGAGTGAGCGGCTCATCCAATATGTAACACTGGACATCTGTGGAGTGAAAGACCACCGAGCCGGGAATATATTTTAGGATGCCCGTTTCCATAATTGGATTTAAAGGGGTAGCCCCTTTTTAATTGACCCCATTCCCAGAGAGG from Rhinoderma darwinii isolate aRhiDar2 chromosome 3, aRhiDar2.hap1, whole genome shotgun sequence carries:
- the STMP1 gene encoding short transmembrane mitochondrial protein 1; amino-acid sequence: MFQFLLGFAFGNVVGMYLAQNYEVPDIGKKVENFKKDLEAKKKPPNDK